The genomic interval ATGATACATCCTTTGCTCTGTTTCAGGGCTTCAATGCCATATCGTGTGGTCAGGTAAATGCTTTTAAGATTGACGTTCATCACATCGTCCCATTCGGCCTCTGTGGTTTCATGGAGAGGGCTTGAAGGATGTGCAATGCCCGCATTATTGTGGATGACGTCTATTCTGCCATATTTTTCCAATGTTTGCTGAACAGCGCGTTCAACATCTGCTGGTACCGCAACATCGGCCAGGATGGCGGAGTGTGATGATCCCAATGCGGCAATGGCGGTGGCCAGCGAGACGGGATCATTCGACAGGATCACTACTATAGCCCCGGCTTCTGCATATTTTAAGGCACATTCAAATCCAATACCCCTGGATCCTCCAGTCAGCAATATTATTTTACCGGTCAAAAGTTGCATGCTTAGTTATTTTGTTCTTGAGTGATGTGTTTTTGAAATGATGTACAGCAGGATCATTATCAGCAACGCTGCTGAAAGGATTTCCTGCCATTAAATGATCCTTATCGCGATCATATATTGTGAAACCATTATCAGCAATCCTGTTGCTATAAGGGTTTCTGTCTCTGAACGATTTCTATGGAATCATATACCTTATGGTCATTAGCGCTGTAGTAATGTTAGCAGGTCTTTTTCCTGAAAGTTGACTATTTGAAAATGACATATAGTACGATCATCACCAACAGTAACAATGCTGATAAGACCTTATAATTCCCCAATCCATTCCAGCCCTTATCCTGCAATGGTTCCAGCGGCGATTTCCAGTACAGCGCCCCGCTTATTGTGGTATGCTGCATAGGATACAACAGGGAGAAGGAAACCTGGATAATGCAACAGGCCACAAAAAGATAAAAGGCCATCATCAGGAAAGGGATCTCTTTCAGGAAAGTATACGGGTATATCTTGTTGATGGCGTACACCAGTGCGCCCAGGGTCGAGCCGGCCAGTAGTGTGATCTGTGCTGCCCTGGCGGATGCTTTCTTCCAGAAAATACCCAGCAGGAACACACAGGTAATGGGCGGTGCAATATGTGAGATGATATCATTCACACCATTGAAAAGGCTGCTGTAGTTGTTCAGTAAGGGCAGGAGCAGGATAGACAACACAAGGGCGATGCCTGCAGATACGCGTCCCATACGCACCAGTTCCTGCTCACTGGCTGAAGGCTTGAAGCGCTTGTACAGGTCAAAGCTTACCAGTGTTGAAATGGAGTTCAATGCACCCGATACCTGGCTCATTAATCCGGATAGTAAGGCTGCTACTATGATGCCTGCCAGGCCGGTCGGCACCAGCTGGGTGATCATCAGTGTGTAGATACCTTTGCTATTTACAGCCGCATTGCCGGAAGCATCGACATATTGAATGGCGCTGATATCCAGTAATCCCTTTTGCGCCAGGGTGCCTGCCAGTAATCCCGGCAATATAAAGATGAACACCGGCAGTATTTTGATAAAACCGCAGAACAATGTCCCTGTTCTGGCGTGGTTCTCGTCTTTTGCACCCAGTATCCGCTGTACGATGGTCTGATCGGCGCACCAATACCAGATGCCCAGTACCGGATAACCCAGGAATACCGCATACCAGGGCAGCTGACTGCCATCGCCGGAAGGACGCAACATCTTCAGTTTATGTAATTCCTGGTGCTCCTGCAAAGTTGCCGTCATCGCATTCCATCCGCCCATTTTATGGAGGCAGATCACCGTGATGATCACGGCGCCGCTTACGAGCACTACTGTCTGGATACTCTCGGTCACTACCACTGCACGCAGTCCGCCGATAATAGTATACACAGCCGTAATTGCCGCAATAACAGTAACGCTGGTATACATGTCAATACCTAACAGTGTTTCCAGCACAATGCCACCTGTAAGCAAGGAAAATGCAATGTGAACGGTAATGGCAGAGATGATCGAGATGAATGTCAGCCAGTCCCTGCATGCCCGGTTGTAGCGCCTCTCCAGGAAATCGGGTAAGGTGCTGACGCCGCTACGGATATAGAAAGGCGCAAAGAATAAGGCCAGCAGGATGAGTGTAAAGGCGGCCATCCATTCAAAATTGCCACTGAGCAGTCCTTCGTCAAATCCGCTTTGCGCCAGGCTAACCAGGTGCAGGCAGGAGATATTGGTGGCAAATAAGGCCATGCCGATCATCGGCCAGCGTAAGGATTTGCCGGCCAGGAAATAATCATTGGAGGCGCTGCCCGCTTTCATCTTTTTCAGACCTGCCCAGAGCCCTATACTTACAATGATCAGTATGTACACGATGCTGATGATGATGTCCGGCGTTTTTATCATAGGAACTTTTATTAGATGATAAGATCACAGCTGCTGCCTGCCTCCTGGGGTGTTTGATAAACGCCTTCCCGGATCCTGACGGGATGCCTGAAATGTTGCTGCAGATGTGGTATATGCTCGAGGAACAGCGCTTCATGTCCTAAGGCAATATGATTGAAGAGCACAAGATGCTGATGGAGCTGTCCCATATCGCCCACATGCGGCACTACGGGAACACCGAATTTGCGGCACAGGAGACTGATGGTGATAAATTCACTCACTCCGCCCACGCGAACCGCGTCTACCTGGATAAAACCTGCGCATTTCGTCTGCAGGTAGTTTTTGAAGATGATACGGTTCGGCACATGCTCTCCCAGTGCCAGTTTCAGGGGGGCAATTGCGGTGGCGAGTTTTTGGTGGGCCAGTACATCGTCAGGATGGGTAGGCTCTTCTATCCAGTATGGGTTCATCTGCTGCAGTTTACTGCAGATCTGTAATGCCTGTGGTAATGTCCACTGCTGATTGGCATCCAGCATGATCCTGGCTGCGTCTCCCGCCGCCTCCCTGACAAGGTTCGCCCGGCGGATGTCCCGCTCAGGATCGGCAGATCCTACTTTCAGTTTCATGGCGGTAAAACCTTCCGCCATGGCTTTTTTTACATTCTCTTTTACTTTATCGTCTGAGTAATTGAACCAGCCGATAGAGGTATCGTAACCCGGATAGCCCTTTGCCGTGATCTGCTGGCGGAGCTCTTTGTCTGCGCTGCCGGCTTTGATCAATGCCAGTGCCTCTTCTCTTGTTAGCTCGTCTTCCAGGTAGGAGAGATCGAGGGTGTTCAGCAAGGCTTCGGGCGACAGATCGATCAGCAGTTTCCAGAGGGGCACGCCTCTTTTCCTGGCCCAGAGGTCGTAACAGGCATTTGTCACAGATGCCAGTCCCAGGTGTACCACACCTTTGTGTGGTCCCAGCCAGCGGAATTGCTGTTCGTTGGAGAACTGATAAAAGAGGGCCCCGAAGCTGGCCATCACTTCTTCTATGTCTTTCCCTTTCAGCTGCGCGGCGTAGAAATCAGCCGCTTTGCAAACCAGGTCATTGCCTTCTCCAAGCGTAAAGGCCAGGCCTGTACCTGTAAGGCCGCTGTCGTCGTGTAACTGTGTGACGGCATAGGAATAGACCGGGTCGCGGTGTATGGCATCACTGCCGGCTCCCTGTCCTAAAGGATAGCGGACGTCTTTCGTAGATGTATGTTGTATCATGCAGATCAGATTTTAGTGGCAGTGACCTCTTTCATCACGCCGTTGATTTTTACTTTGACTTTACGCGGAGTTGGAGAAGTGATCCTGTAGCTGGTCACTTTACCATCTTTCCATGCAAAGTCCACCGTGAAGTTTCCCCGTGCTTTTAAGCCCTTTACAGCCCCTTCCGCCTTCCATTGATCAGGTACAGCCGGCAGCAGGTTAATAAAGCCTGCATGGCTCTGTAACAGCATTTCTGCAATGCCTGCGGTTGCCCCGAAATTGCCATCTATCTGGAAAGGAGGTCCGGCCGATAACATATTCTGGTATACTCCTCCGCCTGCACCATAGTTGATGTCTGTTCTGACAGTAGGTTTCAGCAGTTCTCTGAACAGTTTGAAAGAGCGGTTGCCGTCCTGCAATCTTGCCCAGAATAAGAGTTTATAAGCGATGGTCCAGCTGGGGCCATCGTCGCCTCTTACTTCCAGTGTTTTCTTTGCAGCTGCCGCGAGATCAGGCGTATGCTCCGCAGTGATCAGCGATGCTGGGTACAGTCCCCACAAGTGGGAGATATGCCGGTGCTGCGGCTCGGTCTCTTTGTAATCTTCCAGCCATTCCATGATCCTGCCGTCTTTGGCGATCACACCGGGAGGAGGCAACAGGGCTATCTTTTGCTGCAGCTCTTTTCTGAATGCACTGTCCTTTCCTAATGTAAGCGATGCTGTAATGACGTTATTGAACAGGTCGCGGACGATCTGGTTATCAATGGTGGCGCCGATACAGATACTGGCATGTTTCCCATTGGGCAGATAGAATGCGTTTTCCGGAGAAGATGAGGGCGACATTACCAGCCAGCCTGTCTTTTCGTCTTTGATCACCAGGCTGTTGTAGAACATGGCAGATTCCTTTATTACTGGATAAATATCAGCCAGATACTGCTTGTCGTTAGTGAACGCATAGTGCTCCCACAGGTTATTGCATAACCATCCGGAGCCGGATTTCGTGGCGCCCCAGGAAGCGCTTTCACCTGGTTCTGTAAAGCCCCATACATTGGTGATGACATGTGCGACCCAGCCGGGTGCATTATAATAAGCCCTTGCGCTTCTTCTGCCGGGTTCCACTAATCCTTTTACCAGCGCTGCCAGGGGCAGGTTAAGTTCAGAGAGATTGGACACCTCTGCCGGCCAGTGGTTCATCTGTACATTGACGTCGAGGTGATAGTCGCCATTCCAGGGTGTCTGTACCTGGTTTGCCCAGAGGCCCTGTAAGTTCGGTGGCAGCAATCCGGGTCTGGTACTGGATATCAGCAGGTAACGGCCGAACTGGTAAAAGAGTACCGGCAGTTCATTGTCGGCCGCCGCATTGTTGTAGAAAGCTGCCAGGCGCTGATCTGTTGTTAATGTGCGGGCGCTGCTTTTTCCCAGGCTGAGCTGCACCCGGTTAAACAATTTGCTGTAGTTGCTGATATGCTGTTTCCGCTGGATGGCATAACTTTTTTTCATAGCAGCAGCCAGGGTCTGACTGATCTTCTTTCTGAAGTCAGGATTGCGGAAATCCGTTCCGGCGGCTACATACAAGATAATCTCCGAAGCATTCCTGATCACCAGGGTATTGCCTTCCGTACTAATGGCGCCATCTTTGGAACTGGCCTTGACAGTGGCCTGGTATTGCATGCCTTTGCCATCGGTGCCGTTATCCAGCTGGCCATATAGTTCCAGCGCATTGCCGATAGTTCGCGAGGATGATCTTTCCGGGCGGCTCATCGTTACACGGCAATTAAGTTTCCCAGGCTGATCGGCCGTTAAATGGATCATTCCCAGGTCATCTCCATAGCTGGTAAAGTATTCGCGACGATAAGTAACGCCATCTGCCTTGTAACTGCAGATGGCCATGGCCTGTTCCAGCGAAAGCGTTCTCTCATACTGTTCAGGTGTACTGTTGCCCGCACCTTCAAACTGTATCTGCAATTCTCCCAATACCTGGTAACAGCCAAAAGGTACACTGCCAGAGCCCTTGCCGGTACAGATGAAGTCTTTGTCCATCAGGGCCTGTGCTTCATCATTCCGGCCCTCTTTCAGCAACTGCCTGATGCGGGGCAGTTGCTTATAAGCTTCATAATTGTTGGCATCCTGCGGCGCGCCCGACCAGAGCGTGATATCGTTCAGCACGATCTTCTCTGCGGCAATGCCGCCATCGGGCATCATACCTAAACGGCCATTACCCAGCGGCAGGGTTTCCTCCCATACCTTTGCCGGTTTGTCATACTTTAATTCCAATACGTGGCTTTGCGCCGTGCTGTAGGCTGCCGGTAAAGCCGCGACGATAATTGTGATAATACTTCTGCTCAAAAACATCATTAGACCTGTAACTTGTGATAACTATTCTTTGTTCCAGAACGTGAGTTCGGACATATTTACATAATTGTTCTCTCCATTGGCATTGTGCAACACCCTGATCCGGATATAACGTACCGGCGGCGGATTGCTGATCAGCGATGTTTTATAGGGCGCATTGCCGTTGTCGGTCCTGATCACTTCCTTCAGCAATGTCCAACCTTTTGCCTGCATAGCCGCTTTCCAGCCGCCGTCACGGGAATCCAGCTCCGGAACCGCATTTGTGATATCTGCAATACCCCATACTTCAAACTGGTCGGGGTTGTTACAACAATCCCTGCCCGTTTCTTCTATCTGGCCAAGGTTATTGTATACTTTGCCCATATCAAAGCTGAGCACTCTGGGCATTCCACTGTTGCCGTCACTATGGAAGATGTTCGGATATCCCTGCGGACCAACAGATCCGTCCCACAGCTTACTCACCCGTGTATCAGACTGATAGATACCCATATCGCCATAAAGGTTTAATTCAGTGAAGAGGCTTTTGTCGCACACTACCTGTCTGAAGATAGTCGGAAATGTATCATTCTGCAAGGTGTAGAAAGTATCCAAAGCATCCCTTACGGGGATATAGGACGACTTGTACAACACCGGAGTGCCGAACTTATAGTCTGTCAGTGTGAGCGAGTCTTCATCCGGTGCCAGTGAGCGCTGTACCTGTTCTCCGCTCTTTTTTGTGTATTGCAGCGCAGTGTTAATATTGATCGTATCGGGTGTAGAGAAGCGGATGATGACGGAACTGTCTTCCAGGATGGTATAAGGATTTTCCGGGTTACTCAGCCTGTTGTTGAGCGTTGCGGTGTACACATTACCATATACTCTTGCATTACTGATCTCTGTGGCCACAGATCTGTTGCCTTTGGCATCATAGGAGTATATCACAAAGGAGTACACATATTCCGACAGGCCGGATATTGTACACCTGACAGTATCGCCGGTATTGTGCGTGGTGGAATTGACAGTAAGGGAGTCTGCCTTGTTGTTCCAGTACACGGTATACTTCACAACACTGGGGTCAGGGCTGGGCTGCCAGATCAGTTGCAGGCGATTCTTGCCTGGCAATACTTTAGCATTGGCTATAGTGCCCGGATACACCAGTTCTTCTCCACCGAGGAAGTCGCGGTAATCAGTAGGCTTTTTACTACAGGCCAGCAATACGAGCAAGCAGGCCAGCACATATATTCTGTTTGTATGATAGCGTTTCATTTTTCTGCCGTTTAAGGTGTTATTATCTCGGATCTCCCCAGAAGGTCAGCTCAGTCACGTTAAAAAAGTTGTTAGTCTGCGCCATATTGGAAAGGCATTCGAAGCGCATGTACCTTACCTTCGGCAGGTTCAGCGGAAAATTATAGCTGAAGCCCGCATTCCAGAATGCCAGGTCTGCATTAGTATACTGTGGGTTCGGTAATCTGGAAGGTTTGCCCGGTGCATCGAACACACCGAGGTTGATCCAGCCATTAGGCGTCTGGCCACCGACAGGAGGCAGGTTGTGCTCGTCCGGCATGGTCTCGTCTACCGGCTGATCTTCTCTTCCCCACAACACCCATCGCTGTGGCGCTCCTGCCTGCCATAACCAGTTGCCACTACCATCTATTCCCCTGTTCCATATAGTATAGCGGCTTAACCTGGCGGCCTTGCCCATGTCAAATGTGATCACTGCGGGCCATACCAATGGCTGGATGGGTTGTTCTGTATGATAGCCGGGAGATTGCGCGGTGCCGTTCCACAGGTATTGGATCACCCATCCAAAGCCTGTTCTGGCGTCCGTTCCCAGGGGATAGGCCTGGAACAGGGACTTGTCCATCTGGGCTTCAAAGACAGGCGTAATGGTAGAGAGCAGCGTGTCAGAGATATTTCCCCACTGGTCTGTAACATATACCCCGAATTGATGAGGGATGGTATCATAGCCCCGGAGACTGAACGTAATGGTGTCTTCGTTGGTATAATTCTGTGCGATGATCTGGTACTTATTCGTAGCGTCGGGCGCTATGGTAATGATACCCAGGTTTGCTTTTGTCTTATTGAGGCAGGTGATGTTCACGCCACCAAAATCCTGTTGCATGGTCACCGTCGGGCGGGTGAGCAGGTAAGGAGGCGTATCAGGATGTACCGTTACCTTTACAGGCTCTGACGATACCTGTGCACGGCTTACTGTACGCAGCACCACTTCATAGTCCTGGCTCTTGGCAAAACCACTTACCGTAATGCTGTCGGAGTAATAGGAGGACTTTGACTGCCTGCTGGTATTGTCATTGATCTTGTACTCTGCCTGCACATAGAGGATATTTGAGGAGTTAGGCAATTTATAAGTGATATATGCTCCCCCGTTGAAATTCACCACTTTTACGTCAGTGACCGGCCCGGGCTGTGTCATATCGGTGGACACTATTTCATTGTAGCCATCCAGTCTTTTGCAGGACAGCGGTACTGCTGCCATAACGATCAGCAGTAATAAAAGTTGATGTATATGATGTTTGCTGTATTTCATACGTGATAATTAATATGGTAGATGGCTCGGCTGTCTTACCAGTAAAGCGTTTGCACCAGGTTAGGGTTGGTTAAAAGATCGTAGTCCTGTATGGGATACAGGTAGTTCTTCAGGCCAAAGGCTGTCTGCTGTGCGATCCTGATCTGGTAATAACCCTCGGTTGTTCTGTTAAATACATTCCATCCCAGCAGGGGAGTGCTCAACACATTCTGGAGCTCTTTCCATCTGCGCAGGTCCCAGCCCGCCTGTCCCTCGAAAGCAGTTTCAATCCTTCTTTCCTGGTGAATGATAGCCCTTAATCCATCTTTCGAATTGCATTTATTAGGATTGTTGGAATATTGTGACCAGGATGCTACTACTCCCTGGAGACCGGCTCTTTCCCTTACCTTGTCGATCCACATATATACTTCTGCACCAGGGCCATTTACTTCATTCAGGCATTCTGCATACAGCAGCCATAGCCCCGTGAGGCGCATGAAAGGCCATGAGTAGTTCTGTTGTACACTGTTTTGTCCGAAGGTAGTTTGATAAGGCACCAGTTTTTTAGCCCAGTAACCTGTTGCGTTGTAACGCAGCTGGTCGGGCGGTGCAGCAAAGCCATTCACGGCGTTCACGTAATTAGGATTGTTGTCGTCCAGGTTACCCGATCCGAACCATACGCTGCCATCAAAAGCAACATCGGCATAGTAACGCGGTTCCCTGTCGAAGTTGCCCTTCACCGTGGTATATCCTTTTTTGATGTAGTAGGCATGTGTATCATCGCCCGCCTGCAGCTTATAGCGGTTCTTATAGTCCCAGAACCTGTCTTCATTGATAGGTACACCATTGCTGCTGTAAAACAATTCAGATTGCCCGATAGGTACAGAAAAATTGGAATACACAGCAAACACATTGGCGGCGGCTTCTGCGGTGACGCGTGGTGAGGCCATATACTGCCATCCGAACTGTGGATTGAGGGTCCATACCTGCTCAGTATTCCAGCTGTCTACAAAGGCGCCCTGTATGGTGAGCAGTCTGCGGGTAGCATCTGACATATGTACCACACCTCCGGATATCCGCAGCTGATAAAGATCTGCGCCTGCAGCGGTAGCAGCGTCAATCGCCTCCTTACAGGCATTCATTGCGCGTACCCATTTTGTATCGTCATATTCAGCAGGGAAAAGTCTTGTGCCATCGTTCCGTTTCATGGAAGCATAGTCGGGATTGCCGTTAAACAAAGGGCTGGCCTGTGTTACGAGTACTTCCGCCTTTACTGCTTTTGCAATCGTGCCGCTGATGCGTCCCTGTTCTGCAGCCAGGTTCTGGATCACAGGCGGCAGGTCCGCAATGGCTTCATCCAGTAGACGTACCACATAGTTAAAGCAGGAGTCTACAGGTTGCTGTTTGATCCTTACCTGATCAATGGAAGCATTCACCGGGAGGTTCGCATCCACGATAGGGATAGGACCATACATCCTGATCAGCCAATAGTGGAAGTATGCTTTGAGGAATTTAGCTTCCGCATTCCACCTTTTGCGCTGGAATTCCGGCAGGTCGAGTGCGATGTGAGAGTTCTCAAGGAAGATGTTACATTTCCTGATAGCCTGCCACATGTTCAGGCCCATGTTATAACCATCCCAGTAGTTCAGCAGCGGGTTAGCGCTGTTCTGCAAACCGCGGATGATACTGAAGCCGGCATCGCCGCCTCCACCGCCAAGCGTGGTCTGGTCCTGCAATGGATAAGGGAACATTATTTCGCCGGAGGTAGTGAAGCCTGCGTTCCTGCGCACATCTGCCATGGCTTGCAGTGTGGCATAGCAACCGAATAAATAGGCCTGTGTTTCATTGGCATTGGCAAAAGCACTTTCCAATGTGGCAACGTCGTCGGGTACGACGTCCAGGTATTTTTTACAGGAAGGCTGTATTAATATAGCGATGCAGGCGATTGCACAAAGTAGTTGTTTTGTAATGGATCTCATCAGTAATCGTTTACGTTACTTGCATTAAAAATTGACGTTCGCTCCGAAGTTGAGCACCTTCTGAATCGGATAGCTGAATCCCTGGCCGGCCTGCTCAGGATCCCAGAGCTTGAAATGGCTGAAGGTGAACAGGTTCAATCCACTGAAGTACACACGCATACTGGAAATGTACATGCGTTTGGCGAGCGACTTAGGCAGGGTATAACCTACTTCAACTGATTTCAGTCGCATAAAGCTGCCGTCTCTCAGCCACCAGGTGCTCTGTTGCTGGTTGTTCAGGATGTCGGTGGTAGACAGACGAGGCCATAGTGCATAGAGGTGCTGGTTCTCTTCAGACCAGTGGTCGTCGGCATAAGCCTTCAGGATCTGCGCATTGTTTACAAATGGCGCCGTACCATATTTCCCCCAGTACCTGTCGTCCTGTGAAGTGGCGTTAATGAAAAATGATTCCCTGGCCAGCCCCTGGAAGAAGGCATTCAGGTCAAAGTTTTTATATCCCATGGAGAAGCCGAATCCATAGATGATCTGCGGTGTAGTAGGAAGGCCGATAGGCACCTGGTCGTCCTGGTTGATGATACCGTCTTTGTTAACGTCCCTGTATTTGATATCTCCGCCGATCGGTAATGGAGAAGAGCCGAACAACTGTGTAGGAGAGTTGGCAGCTTCCTTATCATCTACAAACAATCTTTCCGCGATATAACCGAAAGGCTGGTTGATCGGTCTGCCTTTCTGAAAACGATAGCTGTATTTATATTCCGGTTCTTCAAAACGGCCATAATGGTTGGAAGTAACGGTGAGGTTGCCTAACACGGAGGCCCACAGGGTCTTTGAAATGTTCTGTTTATAGTTGATGTTCAGATCCAGTCCTTTTGCATAGGCAGTACCTACGTTGGATTTAACAACCGCTTCGAGGCCATTTGTAACAGGGATGTATCCGCGTTGCTGCAGGATGTTGTACCTGTATTCATGGTAGATCTCTGCAGTGATGTTCAGCTGGTGCAGTATGGTGACCTCTGCCGCCAGGTTGGTCTTACGGGCAGTTTCCCATGTTACGCCAGGGTTGGGATAGTTCTGGATGGTGGTACCATACATCTTCACGCTGTTGTTGGTGCCAAATACAGCGGAGGGGCCATTCACATCATCGGGTGTGACGTTGGACAGATAGTAGAAGCGTGTATTGTCGATATTGTCATTTCCAACAAGACCATAGCTACCTCTCAGTTTCAGCCTGGTAACAATGCTGGCAATATCGCCTTTCCAGAATTTCTCGTTAGATATCACCCAGCCTGCGCCAATGGTGGGAAAGAAGCCCCAGCGGTATTGTGTGGAGAAGCGTTCGGAACCATTGTATCCGAAGTTGAACTCCAGGAAATATTTGCTGGCAAATGAATAGGTAGCTCTGCCTGCCAGTCCGAGGTTGCGGTAGGGCAGTGAATACTGCAGGGATGGCAATTGGGTGTTCGGATCATTGGCGTCAGCGTTCAGTTTTTGCTGGCGTGTACCAATGAGGGCAGCGCTGATATTGTGCTTGCCAAAGGTCCTGGCATAATCCAGGCTTCCCTGCAGGTAAAGGAATGTGTTCACATTCTTGTTGCCGGGATAATAGCTGAGGAATTCCTGTGCGCTTCCCGGTTGATTATTCAGCCAGTTGAGCGTATAGGTATTGCTGGCCTGGTCATAGCTTCCAACATCGTAATAGAAAGGTTTATATGCCCTTTTTAAATCGAAGTAGGCGTAGCGGTTAGTACTGAACAGGCCGTGGAATGCCAGCCCTTCGGTAACGAAGTTCAGGTTCTGGTTCACTTCAAACTGGGCCGACAGTTTCGACTCGGAAAATGATTTATACCCGTACATCAGTGCTGCATATGGATTGCTTTGCAGTCCGCCGGTAGTACTAAGCGAGTTACCGAAAAGAATATGTTTGGTCAGCAGGTTAGCGCTGTCTGCAGGGAAATAAGCAGGGAAGGCTACAGGGCTGGTATGGAGCGCCCTGTCGTACATATCGCTGGCAAAACCTGACTGGTCGTCGGTGATAGGCCCTGTATATTCATTGAAATTTCCCCAGAGGCGTACAACTGCTTCTGTGGTTTTGGTGAGTTTAACGTTTACGTTGGAGCGTAACTGGTAGTTTTCAAACTTCATGGAGGAATTGAAGTTATTGACAGGATTGACCTGTAAGATGCCATTGTCCCTGTCGTAAGACCCTGCTATATAATACCTGGCAGCTTCTGTACCACCCTGTACGCTGAAGTTGGCGCGTTGCGTAGTGGTTTGGTCTTTAAACAGTGTCGACATCCAGTCAACAGCAGGATATACATAAGGATTGCTGCCGGGCGCCTTATTCATAGTAGCCTGAGTGTTGATGATCTGGTTGGGCGTATACTGAGGTGTAGCCAGCGGATTGCGGGTGGTCAGCGCCTCATTGTACAGTTTCATGTACGTAACAGGATCTGCCAGTTTTACGGTTTGTGTAGGTTTGGAGATGGAGCGTTCATAGCGGAAGCTCATACGGGCCTTGCCGGTCTTACCTTCCTTGGTAGTGACCAATATAACGCCGTTAGCGCCACGGGCGCCATACAGGGCGGCAGCGCTGGCATCTTTCAGAATGGAGAAGGAAGCAATGTCATCTACCTGTAAGCGGGCCAGGTCATTAGCGCTCAGCTCAACGTTGTCTACCAGTATCAGCGGACTGGCGCTGTAGCCGAAGGTAGTCACACCGCGGATGAAGAAGGATGAATTGTCCAGTCCCGGCTGACCGCCACGCTGGAAGGACACCATGCCGGCAATCTGGCCGGCCATGGCATTGGTAAGATTGCTGGAGGGGATCTTGAGGG from Chitinophaga filiformis carries:
- a CDS encoding sodium:solute symporter, giving the protein MIKTPDIIISIVYILIIVSIGLWAGLKKMKAGSASNDYFLAGKSLRWPMIGMALFATNISCLHLVSLAQSGFDEGLLSGNFEWMAAFTLILLALFFAPFYIRSGVSTLPDFLERRYNRACRDWLTFISIISAITVHIAFSLLTGGIVLETLLGIDMYTSVTVIAAITAVYTIIGGLRAVVVTESIQTVVLVSGAVIITVICLHKMGGWNAMTATLQEHQELHKLKMLRPSGDGSQLPWYAVFLGYPVLGIWYWCADQTIVQRILGAKDENHARTGTLFCGFIKILPVFIFILPGLLAGTLAQKGLLDISAIQYVDASGNAAVNSKGIYTLMITQLVPTGLAGIIVAALLSGLMSQVSGALNSISTLVSFDLYKRFKPSASEQELVRMGRVSAGIALVLSILLLPLLNNYSSLFNGVNDIISHIAPPITCVFLLGIFWKKASARAAQITLLAGSTLGALVYAINKIYPYTFLKEIPFLMMAFYLFVACCIIQVSFSLLYPMQHTTISGALYWKSPLEPLQDKGWNGLGNYKVLSALLLLVMIVLYVIFK
- a CDS encoding DUF4998 domain-containing protein; translation: MKRYHTNRIYVLACLLVLLACSKKPTDYRDFLGGEELVYPGTIANAKVLPGKNRLQLIWQPSPDPSVVKYTVYWNNKADSLTVNSTTHNTGDTVRCTISGLSEYVYSFVIYSYDAKGNRSVATEISNARVYGNVYTATLNNRLSNPENPYTILEDSSVIIRFSTPDTININTALQYTKKSGEQVQRSLAPDEDSLTLTDYKFGTPVLYKSSYIPVRDALDTFYTLQNDTFPTIFRQVVCDKSLFTELNLYGDMGIYQSDTRVSKLWDGSVGPQGYPNIFHSDGNSGMPRVLSFDMGKVYNNLGQIEETGRDCCNNPDQFEVWGIADITNAVPELDSRDGGWKAAMQAKGWTLLKEVIRTDNGNAPYKTSLISNPPPVRYIRIRVLHNANGENNYVNMSELTFWNKE
- a CDS encoding enolase C-terminal domain-like protein, whose amino-acid sequence is MIQHTSTKDVRYPLGQGAGSDAIHRDPVYSYAVTQLHDDSGLTGTGLAFTLGEGNDLVCKAADFYAAQLKGKDIEEVMASFGALFYQFSNEQQFRWLGPHKGVVHLGLASVTNACYDLWARKRGVPLWKLLIDLSPEALLNTLDLSYLEDELTREEALALIKAGSADKELRQQITAKGYPGYDTSIGWFNYSDDKVKENVKKAMAEGFTAMKLKVGSADPERDIRRANLVREAAGDAARIMLDANQQWTLPQALQICSKLQQMNPYWIEEPTHPDDVLAHQKLATAIAPLKLALGEHVPNRIIFKNYLQTKCAGFIQVDAVRVGGVSEFITISLLCRKFGVPVVPHVGDMGQLHQHLVLFNHIALGHEALFLEHIPHLQQHFRHPVRIREGVYQTPQEAGSSCDLII
- a CDS encoding SDR family NAD(P)-dependent oxidoreductase — its product is MQLLTGKIILLTGGSRGIGFECALKYAEAGAIVVILSNDPVSLATAIAALGSSHSAILADVAVPADVERAVQQTLEKYGRIDVIHNNAGIAHPSSPLHETTEAEWDDVMNVNLKSIYLTTRYGIEALKQSKGCIINTSSLVGEIGQENHAAYTASKGAVNSLTKSMALDYAPFQIRVNAVAPAGVWTPMLREWGQHQNNGQGIEQYMNAIHPLGYCPEGDVIADACVFLASDKARFITGHVMHVSGGAELGYRALLQATETV
- a CDS encoding glycosyl hydrolase family 95 catalytic domain-containing protein; this encodes MSRSIITIIVAALPAAYSTAQSHVLELKYDKPAKVWEETLPLGNGRLGMMPDGGIAAEKIVLNDITLWSGAPQDANNYEAYKQLPRIRQLLKEGRNDEAQALMDKDFICTGKGSGSVPFGCYQVLGELQIQFEGAGNSTPEQYERTLSLEQAMAICSYKADGVTYRREYFTSYGDDLGMIHLTADQPGKLNCRVTMSRPERSSSRTIGNALELYGQLDNGTDGKGMQYQATVKASSKDGAISTEGNTLVIRNASEIILYVAAGTDFRNPDFRKKISQTLAAAMKKSYAIQRKQHISNYSKLFNRVQLSLGKSSARTLTTDQRLAAFYNNAAADNELPVLFYQFGRYLLISSTRPGLLPPNLQGLWANQVQTPWNGDYHLDVNVQMNHWPAEVSNLSELNLPLAALVKGLVEPGRRSARAYYNAPGWVAHVITNVWGFTEPGESASWGATKSGSGWLCNNLWEHYAFTNDKQYLADIYPVIKESAMFYNSLVIKDEKTGWLVMSPSSSPENAFYLPNGKHASICIGATIDNQIVRDLFNNVITASLTLGKDSAFRKELQQKIALLPPPGVIAKDGRIMEWLEDYKETEPQHRHISHLWGLYPASLITAEHTPDLAAAAKKTLEVRGDDGPSWTIAYKLLFWARLQDGNRSFKLFRELLKPTVRTDINYGAGGGVYQNMLSAGPPFQIDGNFGATAGIAEMLLQSHAGFINLLPAVPDQWKAEGAVKGLKARGNFTVDFAWKDGKVTSYRITSPTPRKVKVKINGVMKEVTATKI